The genomic DNA TCATTCTTCAGGGAACCCAGGCGGGAAGCCTCTCAAGCGCTTAATTCCTCTAATGTGTGCAGTCATCCGATGTGCAAGGTGGGGGCGAGGGCGGGGGGAATGCAAGAGTATCAGTCCTGCAACTCTGCAGCCATCATAGAGAAGGGGGACCAGCTTGACTGGGCGGCTGGCCTCTGGCCACTGGGCACCGGGCAGTGGGCTACATGGAGACAGCCAGTGAGACCATGAGGGGTGATACCCACcactctgcagagcggcagtctGTTAGGAGACCCTTCAAAATGCCGGCAAAGCACGGCAGGCGAGAACAGAAGGTACGTATGTGTGTCAGTGTAGCGAGAATTAGGAGGGGTGATACTTTTATGGTTGAGTGACTGGGCAATGAGGGCTCAGGTGGCCTGACTGAGGTGAAAGGACATGCGGAAAAACTGAGCCTGGATGTGCAACACAAGTAGCCAAAAACTACAGTCGATAAACTTGTTAAATTCAACTTCTAAAATGTCATAATGTAAGATtaataaaatgttccttttcttttacttcaatCGAACCTAAAGAGTAGATTGATGTACAAATCCACCAGGGGGAGCAGGTGTAGTACATCCAACTTATGGAATTtatgatttattcttttttaatcagGCAGGTCAATGTAAATCAATAACATTTTGCTGTCCTGTCATAGGCCTATACAGtatattaacaaataaaagtacAGTTTCCTGCAAACCCCACTCTGTTGTTCAGTGTTTCTAACCTGCAGGGAACTTACCTGTCGTTGCTTTGGCACTCTGCTTTTGTAAAAAGTCGAGTGTCTGAGCCAGAGCCTTCTTATTGCAGTGAGTGGAGAGCTCCTCGTTGCATTCAAAACACCTGTTACAGTCAGAGAGTCACATGTCACTTTCCTTCATCGTTTTTAGAATAATAAATGTCACCATTAGTTATCCAACGATCTAAAATAAGGTTATCTCTATGTGCAAAGACTGGAGCTTCAGGGGCCATCTACAGGttctgtcatcttttttttccatgttagcTCACAAGCAGGCAGAATGCCAACACATCGCTGTGAAACTACACAACAGTGTCATCAGGACAGAACAAACATCCAGAGTTTCTCACCAGGCCTTCCATGTGCTCAGGCTGATGGTGATGCAGTGCGACTCCAGGTGGAAAGCCTGGTGATGCTTGACGGCGTGCAGGATCCCCGACTGGTTACAGCCCTGGAAAACCgttaagttaaagttaaaaaagggaGCTATTTGGTTTTGATATCTAAGCTTACAGTCTTTAGTTCAAAGCTAAATGAGGGAACATAAACAGACATTGGGGCTTTTGAAAACGCATAACTTCTGTTTAGTAGTTCCTCTCCTGAAGAGCACCACATTACATGAACATAATCAGTACATAATAAGGTCTACAGGTCTTCATGTCTGGAAAGGAGAAGTGGGAAGAATACAATTCTAATATTGTTTCacatccaaaaagaaaaaggaaaaaaaagaaacaatcctAGCAGTTCTGCCACCAGAAACCACAAATCGCACATAAAATAATCCTCGAATTTCTtcttgacaaatatatttttaaatcaaagtttattGTGCAATTCTTCATAATTTTCTGTGAGGCATTCTAAAtcgacaaaagaaaaacaagtttgcTTTAAAGCAGCTTGAGACTTCAATTCATGTTTCCTCTTGTGACTGTGGGACTTGATCAGACACTCGTAACATAAGACATTGATCTAGCTGAGTTTTGGCTTCAAAATTAGTTTTTCACCcagatttaaatttaaagtgcatTTGTTACTGTCCAAAACTGAGAATTCAGTTTTCTACATAGAAATAAGACAGCACACAGCAGCAACACAGGGTCATTTATTGAACTAAAGATAAACAGCGGCCTCTTTGATTCTTCAGCTTTATCTACATTCTGTTTACActtgtgtttgtaaaatcacAGCAAAATGAACACTCTTTGTTTCATATCAGAGTGGAGACAGAGTTTCCAAACCAATGTTCAAACTTTCAGAaacaaatctaactttttttcactccattttttggggggaagtTCTTCTTTTGTCATCCGTGTATTCATCACAGaaagttgctgttttatttCCTGTGTGCAAGCAAGTAGTTTACTCTTATGGTTCACTGTGCAAAAAATGAGAAGTGTTCCTCGTCTTTTGATCAAATGTAATACCCGTACATTTAGAGAATCTGTAGTAACGCCCAACAACCAGAAACAATCTTTACTGTCTTAAAACACTCTATATCTCAAGGGTTTTActttcttttcctctcttctCATTCCATTTGAGAAAAGCTACCTCTGTGAAATGTAACATAATTGAACGTTTCATgaaaacttacaaaataaataataaaaaaacactctaTATCAATCAGTTAAATGCTTTAATTTCCATTTTAGAAAATGACTAATTTCTCAACTTCTGTTCCTTATACTAGATTAAGCAAAGACGATCTACTTTAATACTTCTTAAACCAATCCACATTTTCTAAAGTTGTCTTGTTCTCCACTGCCCTGCAGACCATATCATCATTTACAAATGCATTCATCTCAACGTTCCTCTATACCTAGAACAATTTTTAGTGCCATTCAGTTCACAGCATTACCTACGTCACACTTATGACACCTTTTTCATGTCCCAAAATTTGACAGTAAAAATTGATTGTGTATGCATATTGGTTATATACTTTACTggtataaaatgtttgttttttttactgtctgttTCTCTTGATTTGTTTGTAACTTATTTCTACTTTGTCAGCTTTACTTTTGTTATAAACCGAACAGATGAAACTCCTCAAAAAGCGAGAAGCAGCATCTCAAGGGGCTAATCCTACCATTGCTTTCAAATACACTTGTGCTTCCCTTATTCAGACCACTAACTGTGATATTTCTGCACCAACAAGCTGCACTTTTCACCATAGACTAAATGTAAACCTTTTAATACACGTTAGAAGTCctaatctccataaaaatgtccGCTCTgttccagctcagtggccttgtggtagagtgtctgccctgagattggaaggtcgtgggttcaaatcccggtcgagtcataccaaagactctaaaaatgggacccagtgcctccctgcttggcactcagcactaaggagttggactagtgggttaaaccaccaaatggttcccgagcgcggctgtgtctgcagctcaccgctcccccaggggatgggtcaaatgcggagaactaatttcacacacctaggtgcgtgacaaatagtgggactttaactttttgacTCTGTTCCTGAATGCAGACAGGCATTCTCTGGATGCATGGATCTGTGCACATCCAGGTAACGGGACTCCCTCATCCACATCACCTCTTagtacacaaaaacatattcagCTTATTCTtggtttttcttaaaatatagcccattctttttttagctctcatcacactacagaaaaaatattactCCTGTTTTAGGTTTTAACAGTCATAAAGAcactgatgtttttaacatgactaAGACTGAGGTAAAGAGGATAAAGAAAAGCAATTGGGAGTCTGAAGCCTTGCAGGGATATTTACCATTCAGCTACAGTTTGACGCCAAGTATAAATTGAGTGGGAAAATTTGTATATCTTTACAAAAGAGTGAGGCgaataaacaatagaaaaacattttgaagaccTGATGTGTTAACCTCAAACCAGAGAAAACAGACTCCCCTGGTTATCATCCAAAGAAGTTAAttcctttaaatataaaactatctttaaacccaaataaaaaacttaattattGGTTTACTGCCTGTCCAGTGAGTCAGTTACGTATCAAACTAATTTGATACATTAAAgacaaaagctttttgaaatattaccTGGAAACCACATTTCAGGCACACTAGGATGTCGTGGGGTGCCGCCGGCTCCCCATCAATCATGGTCCTTTCCTTCAGGCAGTCTGAACACACCGGCCACATGCCCGACAGGACCGACTTCTTCACAGAGCCCAGGTCCACggctttgtttacatgctggcATGTCAGTCCTAAAAAACAGTAGCACTTGTCTGTGGATTTTTCTAAGGGTTTATAGACTGTTAGGACTTTAGGACATATAAGatgtataaattaaaaagttataaaactttaagtcataaatatatttatttttacttatagtttcagtaaaaaaaacaaaattcactcCTCATAAATGTGTAGATATTATGGAAGGTAACGATGTGTTTGTAGTCATAAAAGCTATTTGAAGTGATTCATATCAGCacatagagaaataaacttttaatctaaaggtaataaaacaacaaatcatgTTTTACAAATGTCTGTCATTTCTCCACATACCACTGACTTCATCCGATGACTCTTCATCTCTGGGTTTCCGCGGTTTGTTGGTCCGCTTAGTCATCTCAACAGCTTTCAAAGAAAAGGGGTCCTTTAGCCGCATCTGGAGGTCTGAACATAAAGGATGCACAAATAAGAACAGAATGAACAATAACATAACTATTTAAACAACAGTTTCACAATAGCTTCTCTTCAACAAATCCAGTTGTGTTTTAGTCTACAGACCAAAGAGTCTTTTTTGCCAAGAACAAAAGAAGCAACACAAACAATGACTGCACccacaacaaaaagtcaaaatattctGGAAAGACTGACAAGAACTGACAGTCTCCTAATATcttgttatttatttagccAGTTcccctttttttggtttcatttgatCCCAGATGTTTATAGCTTCAGACCTAAAagggttttgttttaaaacactgaaatccACAGGAATGCATTTTAACCTAGATAAAATGTTCCAGTTTTGTCAAAAagtatttaacataaaaagaaGATAGACTTATATACAACCGACATTGCTAATCAGGTGAATAAGAAAGGCCTTTACTATGAAGGCTTCTGTTTAAGGTCGCTATAATCAGTTTACATGATTTACAAAAGCAAGTTAGAATGTTAGGATGAAAAAACGTCAATCTGAGCTTACCTCTTCCAGTTAACTTCTATACTCTGTGTTAGCTGAGAGATGTCAACTCTTCCTGCCTAGCAGACAAGCTAGCCACATTAGCTTTACCAAATAACCACAATTAGTGTCATACAACACGTTGAAATATCACCTCCTTTGGAAGTACgcggtaataataataataataaaaaaacagacaacttGGATCGCAGTAGTTTCTTTGCTGTTCTTTAGTATTTCATTTAGTTCAGAATAAAAGTCGGCAAGCTGCTAGTAGCATTAGCTAACAACATAGTTTAACATGTGACGCACTACGGCAACTCCACTTGGTCGAATGCGGCGTTCACGAACCGCTGCAAATTCCTATTTtacttagttttattttaaaatatggaaataaaacttgaataatttttgacataaatatcaGATTTACGCTGCAATACATTTGAACTGTCAATTTTTGCTATAAGCCAACAGTGAAATTTTTACTCTTCCTAAATATTATAAGCGATGTTCAGACGCAGATATCGTCGATATTAGACTTACTGGGGGATTTTTAATAAGTATGtaattggagttttttttttttaaatccatacaattctgtttattttatatgtgtTCATGGCCATTCGAATACTTTAAAACTGcatgatagttttttttaatggcacatattttgcacatatttttgtgAACAATTTTTCCCCTCTAGAGGATCCGTAGTTACACGCAAGCGCAGTTGAAGTCTTGTCTGTCTTGACCATTGGGCGACACATCGCAGAAGTTATCCAGATTGTTTTGTTGCAGccacattttaagcttttttgacTGGTTTTAATCCCCAAGGGACTGAAAACAAAGGGTCTGCGTTCACATTTATCAGCAACACATGGCGTTCAGAGGATGTTGGAGGTTTGTTGGGATTGTCCCCCGACTTTTGTGGAATACTTCTACCCCGTGCAGAGCCTCTGTCCCGGTAGGACGAAGCTGTGTGTCCGTCTTTGACAACAGCCGCCAAGGTCTCAGGACTGACATCTGTTTAAAGtgactctgtgtgtgtttgaattagaaatatacttttgttttgatttcaggCTCTGCCTTGCATTTCCGCGGGTACAGTTCAGAGCCACTGAGCACTGAGGTGAGTTACGAGCAGCTCAAACAGCGGCTGAATGACGGGAAAGTGGTGGTCATAGACGTCCGGGAGCCGTGGGAGCTCAGAGAGTACGGCTTTATCCCAGGCTCCGTGAACGTCCCCCGTAAGTGTCACTCTGGAACACAAAAATGCACCTTTATGTAATGAAACAACAAGTTACATCCCTCAAAACAACATAACAGCACAGCTCCGCAGGACagaaataaactcaaattaccaatacatttatttggaaacattcaaaaaaaaaattgtaaaccGTGTAAAACTAAGATAATAGCTTGCTTCCTTGTATGCAAGTTagctacattttcatttaaacactttCAAAAGAACAAACCGACCTCTGGAAAGGAtggattcattcatttaaaacattttaagaactaTACTATTTCCATTTAACTTTGCTAACACACCTTCAGAAACCCAGAGTGTcctaaaagcaaaataaacaaattagctTGAATTGAGCTAACATTGTTGATGTggacttatatatatatatatgtgtgtgtgtgtgtgtgggggtgggggtgtaaTCTCTTCTATTCTGACTT from Oryzias melastigma strain HK-1 linkage group LG16, ASM292280v2, whole genome shotgun sequence includes the following:
- the tstd3 gene encoding thiosulfate sulfurtransferase/rhodanese-like domain-containing protein 3 isoform X1; translation: MAFRGCWRFVGIVPRLLWNTSTPCRASVPVGRSCVSVFDNSRQGSALHFRGYSSEPLSTEVSYEQLKQRLNDGKVVVIDVREPWELREYGFIPGSVNVPLGQVNTAFQLSPEDFREKFGAEMPHRTDNIVFLCLAGIRSKAAVDTAASLGYKDAQHYPDGWQGWAKCEELK
- the tstd3 gene encoding thiosulfate sulfurtransferase/rhodanese-like domain-containing protein 3 isoform X2, which translates into the protein MLEVCWDCPPTFVEYFYPVQSLCPGSALHFRGYSSEPLSTEVSYEQLKQRLNDGKVVVIDVREPWELREYGFIPGSVNVPLGQVNTAFQLSPEDFREKFGAEMPHRTDNIVFLCLAGIRSKAAVDTAASLGYKDAQHYPDGWQGWAKCEELK